One Prunus dulcis chromosome 8, ALMONDv2, whole genome shotgun sequence DNA window includes the following coding sequences:
- the LOC117638824 gene encoding probable polyamine transporter At1g31830 isoform X2, producing the protein MLDNNIPEYVGLGEGSSHNLQKYQKVSVIPLVFLIFYEVSGGPFGIEDSVQAAGPLLALLGFLVFAIIWSVPEALITAEMGTMFPENGGYVVWVSSALGPYWGFQQGWMKWLSGVIDNALYPVLFLDYLKSAIPALESGLPRTIAVLVLTAILTYMNYRGLTIVGWAAILLGVFSLLPFIFMGFIAIPKLNPSRWFLVNLDSVNWTLYLNTLFWNLNYWDSISTLSGEVENPATTLPKALFYALILVVFGYIFPLLIGTGAVPVDRDLWSDGYFADIAKMLGGVWLRFWVLAASALSNMGMFVAEMSSDSFQLLGMAERGMLPSIFAKRSRHGTPLVGILFSASGVILLSWLSFQEIVAAENYLYCFGMIMEFIAFVKLRMKHPAASRPFKIPVGTAGAILICIPPTLLIFVVLALASPKVMAISISAVIIGLVLQPCVEYTKRKRWFNFSMNSDLPDIHAPDHQCNEPWIS; encoded by the coding sequence ATGTTGGACAACAATATTCCTGAGTATGTTGGTTTGGGGGAAGGGTCCTCTCACAACTTGCAGAAGTACCAGAAGGTTTCAGTTATACCTCTTGTATTCTTGATCTTCTATGAAGTCTCGGGAGGGCCATTTGGCATCGAAGACAGTGTCCAGGCAGCCGGCCCCCTTTTAGCCCTTCTTGGTTTTCTGGTTTTTGCAATCATATGGAGTGTTCCAGAGGCCTTGATAACTGCAGAAATGGGTACTATGTTCCCTGAGAATGGAGGGTATGTTGTTTGGGTCTCATCAGCTTTGGGTCCATATTGGGGCTTTCAGCAAGGTTGGATGAAATGGCTTAGTGGGGTAATTGATAATGCTCTATACCCTGTTCTGTTTCTGGACTATTTGAAATCAGCAATTCCAGCTTTGGAAAGTGGTCTCCCAAGGACAATTGCAGTGTTGGTTTTGACTGCGATTCTCACTTACATGAACTACAGGGGTTTAACAATAGTGGGTTGGGCTGCTATCTTGCTGGGGGTGTTTTCACTTCTTCCTTTCATATTCATGGGATTTATAGCAATCCCCAAGCTAAATCCTTCCAGGTGGTTTTTGGTAAATCTGGACAGCGTAAATTGGACTTTGTATTTGAACACTCTGTTCTGGAATCTTAATTACTGGGATTCCATTAGTACTCTATCAGGGGAGGTGGAAAACCCCGCTACAACTCTTCCGAAAGCTCTCTTTTATGCTCTTATCTTGGTTGTGTTTGGATACATTTTCCCCCTTCTGATCGGTACTGGAGCTGTTCCAGTTGATCGTGATCTGTGGTCTGATGGTTATTTCGCAGACATTGCTAAAATGCTTGGAGGTGTATGGTTACGATTCTGGGTCCTAGCAGCATCTGCATTGTCAAACATGGGTATGTTTGTGGCTGAAATGAGCAGCGACTCCTTTCAACTTCTGGGTATGGCAGAACGTGGGATGCTTCCTTCAATCTTTGCCAAAAGATCTCGTCATGGTACTCCTcttgttggaattttattcTCTGCATCGGGCGTTATTTTGCTCTCGTGGTTGAGCTTCCAAGAGATCGTAGCCGCGGAGAACTACTTGTATTGCTTCGGAATGATTATGGAATTCATTGCATTTGTGAAGTTGAGGATGAAACACCCAGCTGCATCGCGGCCGTTTAAGATACCTGTTGGTACTGCCGGAGCGATTTTGATCTGCATTCCTCCGACACTGTTAATTTTTGTAGTTTTAGCTCTTGCTTCTCCAAAGGTGATGGCTATAAGCATCTCTGCTGTGATCATTGGGCTTGTTCTGCAGCCTTGTGTTGAGtacacaaaaagaaagagatggttTAATTTCTCCATGAATTCTGACCTTCCAGATATCCATGCTCCAGATCATCAGTGTAACGAACCTTGGATTTCATGA
- the LOC117638824 gene encoding probable polyamine transporter At1g31830 isoform X1 — protein MKHRNSLAKQSNAKMLDNNIPEYVGLGEGSSHNLQKYQKVSVIPLVFLIFYEVSGGPFGIEDSVQAAGPLLALLGFLVFAIIWSVPEALITAEMGTMFPENGGYVVWVSSALGPYWGFQQGWMKWLSGVIDNALYPVLFLDYLKSAIPALESGLPRTIAVLVLTAILTYMNYRGLTIVGWAAILLGVFSLLPFIFMGFIAIPKLNPSRWFLVNLDSVNWTLYLNTLFWNLNYWDSISTLSGEVENPATTLPKALFYALILVVFGYIFPLLIGTGAVPVDRDLWSDGYFADIAKMLGGVWLRFWVLAASALSNMGMFVAEMSSDSFQLLGMAERGMLPSIFAKRSRHGTPLVGILFSASGVILLSWLSFQEIVAAENYLYCFGMIMEFIAFVKLRMKHPAASRPFKIPVGTAGAILICIPPTLLIFVVLALASPKVMAISISAVIIGLVLQPCVEYTKRKRWFNFSMNSDLPDIHAPDHQCNEPWIS, from the exons ATG AAACATAGAAACTCACTTGCAAAGCAAAGTAATGCTAAAATGTTGGACAACAATATTCCTGAGTATGTTGGTTTGGGGGAAGGGTCCTCTCACAACTTGCAGAAGTACCAGAAGGTTTCAGTTATACCTCTTGTATTCTTGATCTTCTATGAAGTCTCGGGAGGGCCATTTGGCATCGAAGACAGTGTCCAGGCAGCCGGCCCCCTTTTAGCCCTTCTTGGTTTTCTGGTTTTTGCAATCATATGGAGTGTTCCAGAGGCCTTGATAACTGCAGAAATGGGTACTATGTTCCCTGAGAATGGAGGGTATGTTGTTTGGGTCTCATCAGCTTTGGGTCCATATTGGGGCTTTCAGCAAGGTTGGATGAAATGGCTTAGTGGGGTAATTGATAATGCTCTATACCCTGTTCTGTTTCTGGACTATTTGAAATCAGCAATTCCAGCTTTGGAAAGTGGTCTCCCAAGGACAATTGCAGTGTTGGTTTTGACTGCGATTCTCACTTACATGAACTACAGGGGTTTAACAATAGTGGGTTGGGCTGCTATCTTGCTGGGGGTGTTTTCACTTCTTCCTTTCATATTCATGGGATTTATAGCAATCCCCAAGCTAAATCCTTCCAGGTGGTTTTTGGTAAATCTGGACAGCGTAAATTGGACTTTGTATTTGAACACTCTGTTCTGGAATCTTAATTACTGGGATTCCATTAGTACTCTATCAGGGGAGGTGGAAAACCCCGCTACAACTCTTCCGAAAGCTCTCTTTTATGCTCTTATCTTGGTTGTGTTTGGATACATTTTCCCCCTTCTGATCGGTACTGGAGCTGTTCCAGTTGATCGTGATCTGTGGTCTGATGGTTATTTCGCAGACATTGCTAAAATGCTTGGAGGTGTATGGTTACGATTCTGGGTCCTAGCAGCATCTGCATTGTCAAACATGGGTATGTTTGTGGCTGAAATGAGCAGCGACTCCTTTCAACTTCTGGGTATGGCAGAACGTGGGATGCTTCCTTCAATCTTTGCCAAAAGATCTCGTCATGGTACTCCTcttgttggaattttattcTCTGCATCGGGCGTTATTTTGCTCTCGTGGTTGAGCTTCCAAGAGATCGTAGCCGCGGAGAACTACTTGTATTGCTTCGGAATGATTATGGAATTCATTGCATTTGTGAAGTTGAGGATGAAACACCCAGCTGCATCGCGGCCGTTTAAGATACCTGTTGGTACTGCCGGAGCGATTTTGATCTGCATTCCTCCGACACTGTTAATTTTTGTAGTTTTAGCTCTTGCTTCTCCAAAGGTGATGGCTATAAGCATCTCTGCTGTGATCATTGGGCTTGTTCTGCAGCCTTGTGTTGAGtacacaaaaagaaagagatggttTAATTTCTCCATGAATTCTGACCTTCCAGATATCCATGCTCCAGATCATCAGTGTAACGAACCTTGGATTTCATGA